The Bdellovibrionales bacterium DNA segment AATTCCCCTTTTCTGCCGTACCAACGGCTTGATAATTACATTAAATCCGTGTCCGTGCAATCGGGGGAAGATCACCCTGTAAATATCGGTCTTAAGAAAAAGCTTGTTATCGAGAAGGATAAACTTGAGGACTGGATGAAAAATAGAACTCAGAATTTTTATTACAAAGACAATCATATTCCCACAGCCAAAGAGCTTTTAAAAATTAAAGGAGCCTAGAGTGTTAGATTTAAAAGTAAAGATGTACGAACTAAAAACGGGTCATAATGTTATATGCTACGTGGACCCGCACAGTTTAAGGCGAAAACGGAAAAAATTTTCAAATATAAAAGAAGCTAAAACTTATAAAAAAGACCTAGAGCTGCAGTTTACCGCTAAGGGCACAAGTAGCTTTAATGTGACCCCTGTTAGCCAACTGATGAAATATCATTTAGAAAAATATCCTGATTCGAGCGTCAGGGAGAGAAAGCGGCATTTCGTATCTTTTTGCGAAGAGTTTGGGCATCGTCCGATCAATTTGATTGGTAAGCCTGAACTTCAACTTTGGTTTAAAAAAATCAAAGGCGAGCATGACTTATCAGATCGAACATTAAATACGATTAAATCCTGCTTGAACTCATTTTTTAAATCTCTGGTCGATGAGGAAATTATAACGGAATCTCCATTATCTAAGATTCAGTTTGAAAGGAAGCCACCGCCCAGAAGACAAAGGGTTGTGCTCTCCATTGATGAAGTTCATAAAATTCTGGAAAATGCTCAAAATTTTAGCCCTGGACTTTTGTACCCATTTCTTTTTGCTACTGCTTACACCGGAGCCCGACGAAGTGAGATTTTAAAACTCAAGAAGTCAGATGTGGACCTCGAAATGGGGCTTTTGCATTTCCGAGGGACCAAAAACGGAGAAGATCGAACCATAAGACTGCCTAAAAGCTTAAAATCCTTTTTAGAAACGCATTTAAATAATCACAGTGCAGAGTTTGTATTTCCTGATCCCAATGGGAAGGCCATTGGTCGGCAACGATTACAAAGGTTACTACGGCGTTTTAAAAAGCATTTTCCCATCGGTAAAGATTGGGGACCACATGCCTTAAGACATTCCTTTGCCTACAACTATCTTAAGAAAGGCGGAGAAATGTACCAGCTCCAAGCAATTCTTGGACACAAGAGCAT contains these protein-coding regions:
- a CDS encoding site-specific integrase is translated as MLDLKVKMYELKTGHNVICYVDPHSLRRKRKKFSNIKEAKTYKKDLELQFTAKGTSSFNVTPVSQLMKYHLEKYPDSSVRERKRHFVSFCEEFGHRPINLIGKPELQLWFKKIKGEHDLSDRTLNTIKSCLNSFFKSLVDEEIITESPLSKIQFERKPPPRRQRVVLSIDEVHKILENAQNFSPGLLYPFLFATAYTGARRSEILKLKKSDVDLEMGLLHFRGTKNGEDRTIRLPKSLKSFLETHLNNHSAEFVFPDPNGKAIGRQRLQRLLRRFKKHFPIGKDWGPHALRHSFAYNYLKKGGEMYQLQAILGHKSIDVTVDVYGQIGAQDVENACPYEN